The following coding sequences are from one Geothrix sp. window:
- a CDS encoding hybrid sensor histidine kinase/response regulator: MTERNQRTDAAAVQFMIVDLLAEILRFSESPAEMGRFLTRKLREVLGVRAVAMLQHGSDLQRNPIRIVALEPERARNGNLLAGLGQVIKADPDPKNATIYFQPLVPKAIGEALGSLEIKSLSLTPLRVGGLRVGTLIALDHLDLQRTDDVIHMLDVLSPVFALILRNALHFESQEEKVVAQAEEYRALLRTNLDGFVLVNGRGDLLDANEAYARMTGYSIEELRTLHVSALEANETRTETDQHTEKMKAEGMDRFQSRHKRKDGSSFPVEVSTTHIPSRDMIIGFIRDLTEKAEAESSLRESEAHHRELIEILGEGVAATDLHETIIMANPEAARIFGVGSNPLIGQNLRTFMDDVDWHQARAQTTRRVDGQTDSYQTHIRRADGTRRTLQLTATPRRDAAGQVTGSLAVFRDITDEIQTQEALRLAQKMESLGNLAGGLAHDMNNVLGAILGLATTNLDLQPEGTRLHSTFQTITKACLRGRNMVKSLLDFARKDMTGERSVSLNGLVQEEARLLERTIPANVAIRLDLDPQVGTILGDPDALSLVLMNLCVNAVDAMPEGGNLTLGTRNLTDGRVLLTVADTGSGMSPETLEHAVEPFYTTKAQGKGTGLGLSLAYSTVKAHHGDLSIQSRLGLGTTVEMRFQSVPTQVEPATREEDEATQSGASCRILLVDDDELIQSSVAAQLEAMGHEATVTSSGEQAMELVNQGFRPDVVILDMNMPGWGGARTLPRLRAALPEVPILLSTGRADQRALDLARAIQGVTILAKPFSFRELQATFAAILPKR; encoded by the coding sequence ATGACTGAGCGCAACCAGAGGACCGACGCCGCTGCCGTCCAGTTCATGATCGTGGACCTGCTCGCCGAGATCCTGCGGTTCTCGGAGAGCCCCGCCGAAATGGGCCGGTTCCTGACGCGCAAGCTCCGGGAGGTGCTCGGCGTCCGGGCCGTGGCAATGCTCCAGCACGGGTCCGACCTCCAGCGCAATCCCATCCGGATCGTGGCGCTCGAGCCCGAGCGGGCGAGGAACGGGAACCTGCTCGCGGGGCTGGGCCAGGTCATCAAGGCCGATCCCGACCCGAAGAACGCAACCATCTACTTCCAGCCCCTGGTGCCGAAGGCCATCGGCGAGGCCCTGGGCAGCCTGGAGATCAAGTCCCTCAGCCTGACGCCGCTCCGCGTGGGCGGCCTGCGGGTGGGCACCCTCATCGCCCTCGACCACCTGGACCTCCAGCGCACGGACGACGTCATCCACATGCTGGACGTGCTGTCACCGGTGTTCGCCCTGATCCTGCGCAACGCCCTCCACTTCGAGTCCCAGGAGGAGAAGGTCGTCGCCCAGGCCGAGGAGTACCGGGCTCTGCTCCGGACGAACCTGGACGGCTTCGTCCTGGTGAACGGCCGCGGCGATCTCCTCGATGCCAACGAGGCCTATGCACGGATGACCGGCTATTCCATCGAGGAACTGCGGACCCTGCACGTTTCCGCCCTGGAGGCCAATGAGACCCGCACCGAGACCGACCAGCACACCGAGAAGATGAAGGCCGAGGGCATGGACCGCTTCCAGTCCCGGCACAAGCGGAAGGATGGCTCCTCCTTCCCCGTGGAGGTGTCCACCACCCACATCCCGAGCCGGGACATGATCATCGGCTTCATCCGGGACCTCACCGAGAAGGCGGAAGCGGAGAGCTCCCTGCGGGAGAGCGAGGCGCACCACCGGGAGCTGATCGAGATCCTCGGGGAGGGCGTGGCCGCCACGGACCTCCACGAGACGATCATCATGGCCAACCCGGAGGCGGCCCGCATTTTCGGGGTGGGGTCCAATCCGCTGATCGGCCAGAACCTCCGTACCTTCATGGACGACGTCGACTGGCACCAGGCGAGGGCCCAGACGACGCGCCGCGTGGATGGGCAGACCGACTCCTACCAGACCCACATCCGCAGGGCCGACGGCACGCGACGCACCCTGCAGCTGACCGCCACCCCCCGCCGGGACGCGGCGGGCCAGGTCACGGGCAGCCTCGCCGTCTTCCGCGACATCACCGACGAGATCCAGACCCAGGAGGCCCTCCGTCTTGCCCAAAAAATGGAAAGCCTGGGCAACCTGGCGGGCGGCCTGGCCCACGACATGAACAATGTGCTGGGGGCGATCCTCGGCCTCGCCACCACGAACCTGGACCTGCAGCCGGAGGGGACCCGGCTTCACAGCACCTTCCAGACCATCACGAAGGCCTGCCTGCGGGGCCGGAACATGGTGAAGAGCCTGCTGGATTTCGCCCGGAAGGACATGACCGGCGAACGCTCGGTGTCCCTCAACGGCCTCGTCCAGGAAGAAGCCCGTCTGCTGGAGCGGACCATCCCCGCGAACGTCGCCATCCGGCTGGATCTCGACCCCCAGGTGGGGACCATCCTCGGTGATCCCGATGCCCTGAGCCTCGTCCTCATGAACCTCTGCGTGAACGCCGTGGATGCGATGCCGGAGGGGGGCAACCTCACGCTGGGCACCCGGAATCTGACGGACGGCCGGGTCCTCCTCACCGTGGCGGATACGGGCAGCGGCATGTCCCCGGAGACGCTCGAGCACGCCGTCGAACCCTTCTACACGACCAAGGCCCAGGGGAAGGGAACCGGCCTGGGACTGTCCCTGGCCTACAGTACCGTGAAGGCCCACCACGGCGACCTGAGCATCCAGAGCCGGCTGGGCCTGGGAACCACCGTCGAGATGCGCTTCCAGTCGGTCCCCACCCAGGTGGAACCGGCCACCCGGGAGGAGGATGAGGCCACCCAGTCGGGCGCCTCCTGCCGCATCCTGCTGGTGGACGACGACGAGTTGATCCAGAGCTCGGTCGCGGCGCAGCTCGAGGCCATGGGGCACGAGGCCACCGTCACCTCCAGCGGCGAGCAGGCCATGGAGCTGGTGAACCAGGGCTTCCGGCCGGACGTGGTCATCCTCGACATGAACATGCCTGGCTGGGGCGGGGCCCGCACCCTGCCGCGGCTCCGGGCCGCCCTGCCGGAGGTACCCATCCTGCTGTCCACGGGCCGGGCCGATCAGCGGGCCCTGGACCTGGCCCGCGCCATCCAGGGCGTGACCATCCTGGCCAAGCCCTTCAGCTTCCGGGAGCTCCAGGCCACCTTCGCGGCCATCCTGCCGAAGCGGTGA
- a CDS encoding DUF1638 domain-containing protein: MNQDPRRVRCIACSIFRKELEALQASGRLDLPVEYLNSMLHMVPAKLEVRLQEALEAARRQDPDRDVVIAYGDCCGHMEDFEAEPGTTRTQGINCCEIVLGRETYRKLRREGAFFLMPEWARSWRQVFVGQLGLLGPCAKTFMQELHTRLIYLDTGILPVPHEELAGASEFLGLPVEILPVSLDPLLANLRQAIQTAGHHD; this comes from the coding sequence ATGAACCAGGATCCCCGTCGCGTGCGGTGCATCGCCTGTTCGATCTTCCGGAAGGAGCTCGAGGCCCTGCAGGCCTCGGGCAGGCTCGACCTGCCCGTGGAGTACCTGAATTCAATGCTGCACATGGTCCCGGCGAAACTCGAGGTGCGGCTCCAGGAGGCTCTCGAGGCGGCCCGCAGGCAGGACCCGGACCGGGATGTGGTCATCGCCTACGGCGACTGCTGCGGGCACATGGAGGACTTCGAAGCGGAGCCCGGGACCACCCGGACCCAGGGGATCAACTGCTGCGAAATCGTCCTCGGCCGCGAGACCTACCGGAAGCTCCGCCGGGAGGGCGCCTTCTTCCTCATGCCGGAATGGGCCCGCTCCTGGCGGCAGGTCTTCGTGGGGCAGCTGGGCCTCCTGGGCCCCTGCGCGAAGACCTTCATGCAGGAACTGCACACGCGGCTGATCTACCTTGATACTGGCATCCTGCCCGTGCCCCATGAAGAGCTCGCCGGGGCCAGCGAATTCCTGGGCCTCCCCGTGGAAATCCTCCCCGTCTCCCTCGATCCCCTGCTCGCCAACCTGAGACAGGCCATCCAGACCGCAGGCCACCATGACTGA
- a CDS encoding uroporphyrinogen decarboxylase family protein produces MAALQDQPADRPLLLLNAGLYGAKLTGASLKDHYRDPAVYVEGQVAILETFSPDFLISPFVLAGLGEAFGSRVTSSLRQPPNVAAFAAESAEAALRLPLPDVDSHPGILYLRESIRLLAGRYAGRVPVIGLLVSPLDLPPLIIGLEAWLDALLFQPEVARALLDRLTPFFAALGKAMLGDGATALALTANLTNRFIVPERVVETLGRPALREALAEIPGPVILHHGGCPLLPHLGDFMGHPNVVGYVLDAGEDLGEARRVLGAGPLLLGNLSGPDLAGLRPDEVGVLCDRALAQRGPDQQFALATCCADIPLDTPPECIEALTDAVCRAGRVPA; encoded by the coding sequence ATGGCCGCCCTCCAGGACCAGCCGGCCGACCGGCCCCTCCTGCTCCTCAACGCCGGGCTCTACGGAGCGAAGCTCACGGGCGCCTCCCTCAAGGATCACTACCGGGATCCCGCGGTCTACGTCGAGGGCCAGGTCGCCATCCTCGAGACCTTCAGCCCCGACTTCCTCATCAGCCCCTTCGTCCTGGCCGGCCTCGGCGAGGCCTTCGGCAGCCGGGTGACCTCCAGTCTCCGCCAGCCGCCCAATGTGGCCGCCTTCGCGGCGGAATCCGCCGAGGCGGCGCTCAGGCTGCCGCTGCCCGACGTGGACAGCCACCCGGGCATCCTCTACCTGCGGGAGAGCATCCGCCTGCTCGCCGGGAGGTACGCGGGCCGGGTCCCCGTCATCGGGCTCCTGGTCAGTCCCCTCGACCTGCCGCCGCTCATCATCGGCCTCGAGGCCTGGCTGGATGCCCTCCTGTTCCAGCCGGAGGTCGCCCGGGCCCTCCTCGACCGCCTGACGCCCTTCTTCGCCGCCCTCGGCAAGGCCATGCTGGGCGACGGCGCCACTGCGCTGGCCCTGACCGCCAACCTGACCAACCGCTTCATCGTCCCCGAACGGGTGGTGGAAACCCTGGGCCGACCCGCGCTCAGAGAGGCCCTGGCCGAGATCCCCGGCCCCGTCATCCTGCACCACGGAGGCTGCCCCCTGCTCCCCCACCTCGGCGATTTCATGGGCCACCCGAACGTCGTGGGCTATGTCCTCGATGCCGGCGAAGACCTTGGCGAGGCCCGGAGGGTGCTGGGCGCAGGCCCGCTCCTGCTGGGGAACCTCAGCGGCCCCGACCTGGCGGGACTTCGCCCGGACGAGGTCGGGGTCCTGTGCGACCGGGCCCTGGCGCAGCGTGGCCCGGATCAGCAATTCGCCCTGGCGACCTGCTGCGCCGACATCCCCCTGGACACCCCTCCGGAGTGCATCGAGGCGCTCACCGACGCCGTGTGCCGGGCCGGGCGGGTCCCCGCATGA
- a CDS encoding cobalamin B12-binding domain-containing protein, with protein sequence MDRNYCQELLDAIERADRAGAAAVVDAWAVGRSFSQVVPELLSPTLESFGTLWSQGHGGVSLATGYVASKVAEDVLSRLLRESSPDGGPILPSKGPVLLGNVEDDFHPLGRNMVVAFLRTAGWDVRDLGVDVPPAQFVDQAEETGARVIGASAMMYTTAKNVARIRAEIDRRGLTGKVQLAVGGAVFKLRPELVSDLGGDGTATSALEASALFERLWQRSLNLDPTPLRALP encoded by the coding sequence ATGGATCGGAACTACTGCCAGGAACTGCTCGACGCCATCGAGCGGGCCGACCGTGCCGGCGCGGCGGCCGTGGTCGACGCCTGGGCCGTCGGCCGTTCCTTCAGCCAGGTGGTCCCGGAGCTGCTGTCCCCCACCCTGGAGTCCTTCGGGACGCTCTGGTCCCAGGGCCATGGCGGCGTCTCCCTCGCCACCGGCTACGTGGCCTCGAAGGTCGCGGAAGATGTCCTGTCCAGGCTGCTGCGTGAATCCAGCCCCGATGGCGGCCCGATCCTCCCCTCCAAGGGGCCGGTGCTCCTGGGCAACGTCGAGGATGATTTCCATCCTCTCGGCCGGAACATGGTCGTGGCCTTCCTCCGGACCGCCGGCTGGGACGTGCGCGACCTGGGCGTGGATGTCCCGCCGGCCCAGTTCGTGGATCAGGCCGAAGAGACCGGGGCGCGGGTGATCGGCGCCTCGGCCATGATGTACACCACCGCCAAGAACGTGGCCCGGATCCGGGCGGAGATCGACCGGCGCGGACTGACCGGCAAGGTCCAGCTCGCCGTGGGGGGCGCCGTCTTCAAGCTGCGACCCGAGCTGGTGTCGGACCTGGGCGGGGATGGCACCGCCACCAGCGCCCTGGAGGCCTCGGCCCTGTTCGAGCGGCTCTGGCAGCGCTCCCTGAACCTGGACCCCACCCCCCTGCGTGCCCTGCCATGA
- a CDS encoding homogentisate 1,2-dioxygenase, which produces MSKKETPLFPLRKGLHTRQAHVDLPAGTFEEEHARQGFFGRTTHLYRLHPVTDWTRIEGPLRPHSYDLNGLQPSGDEAIRASMFGSTEAAFAPICLLHNHDVALHWVAPAAMDFFYRNADGDDVYYIHAGSGKLETSFGALVYATGDYLVIPRGTTYRFLPDSADQRYLLIESFSEVTIPDRNQLGPNAIFDPAMVDTPELEPYDATPREWAVHIKRENEITKVFYPFNPLDVVGWKGDLTVWRINVKDIRPVLSARYHLPPSAHSTFIANNFVICSFLPRPFEEEEGAMRVPFYHSNIDYDEVLFYSAGHFFSRDGIGAGMVTWHPQGIHHGPHPKAIPLSKTKERTDEVAVMVDTFRPLKATPAAGLVENVNYWASWK; this is translated from the coding sequence ATGTCCAAGAAGGAAACGCCGCTGTTCCCCCTCCGCAAGGGCCTGCACACGCGGCAGGCGCACGTGGACCTGCCCGCGGGCACCTTCGAGGAGGAGCACGCCCGGCAGGGCTTCTTCGGCCGCACCACGCACCTCTACCGCCTGCATCCGGTGACGGACTGGACCCGCATCGAGGGGCCCCTGCGGCCCCACAGCTACGACCTGAACGGCCTGCAGCCCTCTGGGGATGAGGCCATCCGGGCCTCGATGTTCGGTTCCACCGAGGCGGCTTTCGCCCCCATCTGCCTGCTGCACAACCACGATGTCGCCCTGCACTGGGTGGCGCCCGCCGCCATGGACTTCTTCTACCGCAATGCGGATGGCGACGATGTCTACTACATTCATGCGGGCAGCGGAAAGCTGGAGACTTCCTTCGGCGCACTGGTCTACGCCACCGGGGACTACCTGGTGATCCCCCGGGGCACCACCTACCGCTTCCTGCCCGACTCGGCTGACCAGCGCTACCTGCTCATCGAGAGCTTCAGCGAGGTCACCATCCCCGATCGCAACCAGCTGGGCCCCAACGCCATCTTCGACCCTGCCATGGTGGACACGCCGGAGCTGGAGCCCTACGACGCGACGCCGAGGGAATGGGCCGTCCACATCAAGCGCGAGAACGAGATCACCAAGGTTTTCTACCCCTTCAATCCGCTGGACGTGGTGGGCTGGAAGGGCGACCTCACCGTGTGGCGCATCAACGTGAAGGACATCCGGCCCGTCCTCAGCGCCCGCTACCACCTGCCGCCCAGCGCGCACTCCACCTTCATCGCGAACAACTTCGTCATCTGCTCCTTCCTGCCGCGGCCCTTCGAGGAGGAGGAGGGCGCCATGCGCGTGCCCTTCTACCACTCCAACATCGACTACGACGAGGTGCTGTTCTACTCCGCGGGCCACTTCTTCAGCCGAGATGGCATCGGCGCGGGCATGGTGACCTGGCATCCCCAGGGCATCCACCACGGGCCGCACCCCAAGGCCATCCCCCTCAGCAAGACCAAGGAGCGTACCGACGAGGTGGCCGTCATGGTGGATACCTTCCGTCCCCTGAAGGCCACGCCTGCCGCAGGGCTGGTGGAGAACGTCAACTACTGGGCGAGCTGGAAGTAG
- a CDS encoding mechanosensitive ion channel family protein, with amino-acid sequence MEPRTAMMAMLMGPEWVKGLLGWMGRSGWSRLGHLLLVAVACVGLLLAVKLVTRAVRRAVDDGNDDVTSDSERRAETLGSVLTNAARVLVVAFFLLMTLQEFGVNIGPLVAGAGVAGVALGFGAQSLVKDVISGFFLLMENQFGVGDIISVDDKHTGTVERMTLRITQLRDAEGRAHFVPNGSIIRVVVLSKDFARALVDVEVDYGTDPDRAFEVLRQAGAKLHADWPDQVMEPLEVKGIETLSPSGFIIRTFTKTAPGAQWEVARELRRRILLAFRAAGIEIPYPQRVVHHRGATPGTGAESDD; translated from the coding sequence ATGGAACCACGAACGGCGATGATGGCGATGCTCATGGGCCCGGAGTGGGTGAAGGGGCTGCTGGGCTGGATGGGGCGCAGCGGCTGGTCGCGCCTGGGCCACCTGCTCCTGGTGGCGGTCGCCTGCGTCGGGCTCCTCCTGGCCGTGAAGCTGGTCACCCGCGCCGTGCGCCGGGCCGTGGACGATGGGAACGACGACGTGACCTCGGACTCCGAGCGGCGGGCCGAGACCCTGGGTTCCGTGCTCACCAATGCGGCCCGCGTGTTGGTGGTGGCCTTCTTCCTGCTGATGACGCTGCAGGAATTCGGCGTGAACATCGGCCCCCTGGTGGCCGGTGCGGGCGTGGCGGGCGTGGCCCTGGGTTTCGGCGCCCAGAGCCTGGTGAAGGACGTCATCAGCGGGTTCTTCCTGCTCATGGAGAACCAGTTCGGCGTGGGCGACATCATCAGCGTGGACGACAAGCACACGGGCACCGTGGAGCGCATGACCCTGCGCATCACCCAGCTGCGGGATGCGGAAGGCCGCGCCCACTTCGTGCCGAACGGCTCCATCATCCGCGTGGTGGTGCTCTCCAAGGATTTCGCCCGCGCCCTGGTGGACGTGGAGGTGGACTACGGCACCGATCCCGACCGGGCCTTCGAGGTGCTCCGGCAGGCCGGCGCGAAGCTGCATGCGGACTGGCCCGACCAGGTCATGGAACCCCTCGAGGTCAAAGGCATCGAGACCCTCAGCCCCAGCGGCTTCATCATCCGCACTTTCACCAAGACCGCGCCCGGGGCCCAGTGGGAAGTCGCGCGGGAGCTGCGCCGGCGGATCCTGCTGGCCTTCCGCGCGGCCGGCATCGAGATTCCCTACCCGCAGCGGGTGGTCCATCACCGGGGCGCCACCCCCGGGACCGGGGCGGAATCGGACGACTGA
- a CDS encoding nuclear transport factor 2 family protein translates to MLPPLPPPILTPVTDLAPQPVIQAQLDAYNRHDAEAFAATYAADAEIVELATGALLAKGTAAIRAFYAARFQANPTLHAEVLHRVLQTPFVLDQERITGVLLVPGGAERPPLTAVVIYEVKDGRIARAWLVR, encoded by the coding sequence ATGCTGCCACCCCTCCCTCCTCCCATCCTGACGCCGGTGACGGACCTGGCCCCTCAGCCCGTCATCCAGGCCCAGCTCGACGCCTACAACCGCCACGATGCGGAGGCCTTCGCCGCCACCTATGCCGCCGATGCCGAGATCGTCGAACTCGCCACCGGTGCCCTCCTGGCCAAGGGCACGGCGGCCATCCGCGCCTTCTATGCGGCCCGGTTCCAGGCCAATCCGACGCTCCATGCAGAGGTCCTCCACCGCGTCCTTCAGACCCCCTTCGTGCTCGATCAGGAGCGCATCACCGGCGTGCTCCTCGTACCGGGCGGGGCGGAGCGTCCTCCGCTCACGGCGGTCGTGATCTACGAAGTCAAGGACGGCAGGATCGCGCGGGCCTGGCTGGTACGCTGA